The following coding sequences lie in one Pseudomonas svalbardensis genomic window:
- a CDS encoding bifunctional 4-hydroxy-2-oxoglutarate aldolase/2-dehydro-3-deoxy-phosphogluconate aldolase, whose protein sequence is MTTPSPTVSMADKVALIDSLCAKARILPVITIAREQDILPLADALAAGGLTALEVTLRSQFGLKAIQILREQRPELVTGAGTVLDRNMLAAAEAAGSQFIVTPGITRDLLEASVNSPIPLLPGISNASGIMEGYGLGYRRFKLFPAEVSGGVAAIKALGGPFGEVKFCPTGGVSPANIKSYMALKNVMCVGGSWMLDPEWIKNGDWARIQECTAEALALLD, encoded by the coding sequence ATGACAACCCCATCCCCGACCGTTTCCATGGCGGACAAAGTTGCCCTGATCGACAGCCTTTGCGCCAAGGCGCGGATCCTGCCGGTGATCACCATCGCTCGCGAGCAGGACATCCTGCCGCTGGCCGACGCCCTCGCGGCCGGTGGCCTGACAGCCCTGGAAGTGACCCTGCGTTCACAGTTCGGCCTCAAGGCTATCCAGATTCTGCGCGAGCAACGCCCGGAACTGGTGACCGGTGCCGGTACTGTGCTGGATCGCAACATGCTGGCGGCTGCCGAAGCAGCCGGTTCGCAGTTCATCGTCACGCCGGGCATCACCCGTGACCTGCTGGAAGCCAGCGTCAACAGCCCGATTCCGCTGTTGCCAGGCATCAGCAACGCCTCCGGCATCATGGAAGGCTATGGCCTGGGATATCGCCGCTTCAAGCTGTTCCCGGCGGAAGTCAGCGGCGGCGTTGCGGCCATCAAGGCCCTCGGCGGCCCGTTCGGCGAAGTGAAATTCTGCCCGACTGGCGGCGTCAGCCCGGCCAATATCAAGAGCTACATGGCGTTGAAAAACGTGATGTGCGTGGGCGGTAGCTGGATGCTTGATCCCGAGTGGATCAAGAACGGCGACTGGGCCCGCATTCAGGAATGCACTGCCGAGGCATTGGCGCTGCTGGACTGA
- the pgl gene encoding 6-phosphogluconolactonase: protein MAISELKLPQGVSAHAFKSPVLLAEGLALNVAKQLSDAIDARSTATLVVSGGRSPVAFFQHLAKQTLDWSKVVVTLADERWVPVEHVDSNAGLLKRYLLQGPAAKAQFLSLYSATANLDLAAEQADRLLAELPPIDVLILGMGDDGHTASLFPNSPNLADALKIDGSRRCWPMLAPTVPHQRLSMSRALLASAKTTVLSISGQSKLTTLSAALAGDDVAAMPIRAFLQPTLEIYWCP, encoded by the coding sequence ATGGCGATATCTGAATTGAAACTGCCTCAGGGCGTCAGCGCCCATGCGTTCAAAAGCCCGGTGCTGCTGGCCGAAGGCCTGGCGCTGAATGTGGCCAAGCAACTGAGTGACGCGATCGACGCGCGCAGCACCGCGACCTTGGTGGTTTCCGGTGGACGCAGCCCGGTGGCGTTTTTCCAGCACCTGGCCAAGCAGACGCTGGACTGGTCCAAGGTTGTCGTCACCCTGGCCGACGAGCGCTGGGTGCCGGTAGAGCATGTCGACAGCAATGCCGGTCTGCTCAAGCGTTACCTGTTGCAAGGTCCGGCGGCCAAGGCTCAGTTCCTGAGTCTGTACAGCGCCACTGCCAACCTTGATCTGGCGGCCGAGCAGGCGGATCGCTTGCTCGCGGAATTACCGCCGATCGACGTGCTGATACTCGGCATGGGCGACGACGGTCACACCGCCTCGCTGTTCCCCAACAGCCCGAACCTGGCCGATGCCTTGAAAATCGACGGCAGCCGTCGCTGCTGGCCGATGCTGGCGCCGACCGTGCCGCATCAGCGCCTGAGCATGAGTCGCGCGCTTCTGGCCTCAGCCAAGACCACCGTTCTATCGATTTCCGGTCAGTCCAAGCTGACCACCCTGAGTGCCGCATTGGCCGGTGACGATGTCGCCGCCATGCCGATTCGCGCGTTTCTGCAACCTACGTTAGAGATTTACTGGTGCCCATGA
- the zwf gene encoding glucose-6-phosphate dehydrogenase — MPSITVEPCTFALFGALGDLALRKLFPALYQLDGAGLLHEDTRIIALAREPGSEQQHLAFIASELRRYVVAKELDEAVVERFLARLSYLHVDFLKADDYVALAEMAGSAQRVIAYFATPAAVYGAICENLAKVGLTENTRVVLEKPIGSDLESSRKVNDAVAQFFPENRTYRIDHYLGKETVQNLIALRFANSLFETQWNQNYISHVEITVAEKVGIEGRWGYFDKAGQLRDMIQNHLLQLLCLIAMDPPADLSADSIRDEKVKVLKALAPISPEGLTTQVVRGQYIAGYSEGKSVPGYLEEPNSNTQSDTETFVALRADIRNWRWAGVPFYLRTGKRMPQKLSQIVIHFKEPSHYIFAPEQRLQISNKLIIRLQPDEGISLRVMTKEQGLDKGMQLRSGPLQLNFSDTYRSARIPDAYERLLLEVMRGNQNLFVRKDEIEAAWKWCDQLIAGWKKSGDAPKPYAAGSWGPMSSIALITRDGRSWYGDI, encoded by the coding sequence ATGCCTTCGATTACGGTTGAACCGTGCACCTTTGCCTTGTTCGGCGCCCTCGGCGATCTGGCCCTGCGCAAGCTGTTTCCTGCCCTTTATCAGCTCGATGGCGCAGGCCTGTTGCACGAGGACACGCGAATTATCGCGCTGGCCCGTGAGCCTGGCAGCGAGCAGCAGCATTTGGCGTTCATCGCCTCCGAGCTGCGCCGCTACGTCGTCGCCAAAGAGCTGGACGAAGCCGTGGTCGAACGCTTTCTGGCCCGCCTGAGTTACCTGCACGTCGACTTCCTCAAGGCTGACGATTACGTCGCCCTGGCCGAAATGGCCGGCAGCGCCCAGCGGGTGATTGCCTACTTCGCGACACCGGCCGCCGTTTACGGCGCGATCTGCGAGAACCTGGCGAAAGTCGGCCTGACCGAAAACACTCGCGTGGTGCTGGAAAAACCCATTGGTTCGGACCTGGAATCCTCGCGCAAGGTGAACGACGCCGTGGCGCAGTTCTTCCCGGAGAACCGCACCTACCGCATCGACCACTACCTGGGCAAAGAAACCGTCCAGAACCTGATCGCCCTGCGTTTCGCCAACAGCCTGTTCGAAACCCAGTGGAACCAGAATTATATCTCCCACGTGGAAATCACCGTGGCCGAGAAGGTCGGGATCGAAGGTCGCTGGGGTTACTTCGACAAGGCCGGACAGCTGCGGGACATGATCCAGAATCACCTCCTGCAACTGCTCTGCCTGATCGCCATGGACCCGCCGGCCGACCTGTCCGCCGACAGCATTCGTGACGAGAAAGTCAAAGTGCTCAAGGCGCTGGCGCCGATCAGCCCGGAAGGCCTGACCACTCAGGTGGTGCGCGGTCAGTACATCGCCGGTTACAGCGAAGGCAAATCGGTCCCCGGTTACCTGGAAGAGCCAAATTCCAACACCCAGAGCGACACCGAAACCTTCGTTGCGCTGCGTGCCGATATCCGCAACTGGCGTTGGGCCGGCGTGCCGTTTTACCTGCGTACCGGCAAGCGCATGCCGCAGAAGCTGTCGCAGATCGTCATCCACTTCAAGGAACCGTCCCACTACATCTTCGCCCCCGAGCAGCGCCTGCAAATCAGCAACAAGCTGATTATCCGCCTGCAACCGGACGAAGGCATTTCCTTGCGCGTGATGACCAAAGAACAAGGCCTGGACAAGGGCATGCAGCTGCGCAGCGGTCCGTTGCAGCTGAATTTTTCCGACACTTATCGCAGCGCACGGATTCCCGATGCCTACGAGCGGTTGTTGCTGGAAGTGATGCGCGGCAATCAGAACCTGTTTGTCCGTAAAGATGAAATCGAAGCCGCGTGGAAGTGGTGTGACCAGTTGATCGCCGGGTGGAAAAAATCCGGTGATGCGCCCAAGCCGTACGCGGCCGGGTCCTGGGGGCCGATGAGCTCCATTGCATTGATCACGCGGGATGGGAGGTCGTGGTATGGCGATATCTGA
- a CDS encoding MurR/RpiR family transcriptional regulator, whose translation MRNLLEQIQNRLEDLNKAERKVAEVILLNPQQATRFSIAALAQASKVSEPTVNRFCRSFGVSGYPELKLQLAQSLASGAAYVSRAVEADDNPEAYTKKIFGSAIASLDSALQALDPNLISRAVDLLIQARQIHFFGLGASAPVALDAQHKFFRFNLAVTAHADVLMQRMIASVAHTGELFVIISYTGRTRELVEVARIARENGASVLGLTAEGSPLAKASTLSLNIPLPEDTDIYMPMTSRIIQLTVLDVLATGMTLRRGVDFQPHLRKIKESLNASRYPIGDEFN comes from the coding sequence GTGCGAAATTTACTGGAACAGATCCAGAATCGCCTTGAAGACCTGAACAAGGCAGAACGCAAAGTCGCCGAAGTGATCCTGCTCAACCCACAGCAGGCCACCCGGTTCAGCATTGCCGCCCTCGCCCAGGCCTCAAAGGTCAGCGAGCCGACGGTCAACCGTTTCTGCCGTTCGTTCGGCGTCAGCGGCTACCCGGAACTCAAGCTTCAATTGGCGCAGAGCCTGGCCAGCGGCGCGGCGTATGTCAGCCGTGCGGTCGAGGCCGACGACAATCCGGAAGCCTATACCAAAAAGATTTTCGGCAGCGCCATCGCCTCTTTGGACAGTGCGTTGCAGGCGCTCGACCCGAACCTGATCAGCCGCGCCGTCGACCTGTTGATCCAGGCCCGGCAGATCCACTTCTTCGGCCTCGGCGCCTCGGCCCCGGTGGCGCTGGATGCGCAGCACAAGTTTTTCCGCTTCAACCTGGCGGTCACCGCGCATGCCGACGTGCTGATGCAGCGCATGATTGCGTCGGTGGCGCACACCGGCGAGTTGTTTGTGATTATTTCCTACACCGGCCGTACCCGCGAACTGGTGGAAGTGGCGCGTATTGCCCGGGAAAACGGTGCTTCGGTACTGGGCCTGACGGCCGAGGGTTCGCCACTGGCCAAGGCCAGCACGTTGAGCCTGAACATTCCGCTGCCGGAAGACACCGACATCTATATGCCGATGACGTCGCGGATCATTCAACTGACCGTGCTGGATGTGCTCGCCACCGGCATGACCTTGCGTCGAGGCGTGGATTTCCAACCGCATTTGCGCAAGATCAAGGAAAGTCTGAATGCCAGTCGGTATCCGATTGGGGATGAGTTCAACTAA
- a CDS encoding D-hexose-6-phosphate mutarotase, giving the protein MHEHPLQRFFKSLRERPVFAWERYQKRDVLVIDHPLCQAVFSRQGAQLLHFQPKGQKPWLWCAAKWPQVGAIRGGVPVCWPWYGRHPSENAWPSHGWARLIDWKLLDSSTDDDGVRLHWQLQLCDWQVDLHAHLGERMDLRLSTEHQDSLPCQLSQALHAYWRIGDVGEVALSGLDGAQGYDQLNRQICHQEGELRVEGGCQRVFQHDGELQLKDHAWQRELCIDTGDHADTVVWHPGSRPLLGVSWSEISEFVCVEAASGGTDSLSLAPGERAHLSLQARVGV; this is encoded by the coding sequence ATGCATGAGCATCCGCTACAACGCTTCTTCAAATCCTTGCGCGAACGTCCGGTGTTTGCGTGGGAGCGCTATCAGAAGCGCGACGTGCTGGTGATCGACCATCCGCTGTGTCAGGCGGTGTTCAGTCGGCAGGGTGCACAGTTGCTGCACTTCCAGCCAAAGGGCCAGAAACCCTGGCTCTGGTGCGCGGCGAAGTGGCCGCAGGTCGGCGCGATTCGTGGTGGCGTTCCGGTGTGCTGGCCGTGGTATGGCCGTCATCCGAGCGAAAACGCCTGGCCGTCCCATGGCTGGGCACGGTTGATCGACTGGAAGCTGCTGGACAGCAGCACTGATGACGATGGCGTGCGCTTGCACTGGCAACTTCAGTTGTGCGATTGGCAAGTGGACCTGCACGCGCACTTGGGTGAGCGCATGGATTTACGCCTGAGTACCGAGCATCAGGACAGCCTGCCGTGCCAATTGAGTCAGGCGTTGCATGCGTATTGGCGTATTGGTGACGTCGGTGAGGTAGCGCTGTCTGGCCTCGACGGAGCGCAGGGTTACGACCAGTTGAATCGTCAGATTTGTCATCAGGAAGGCGAATTGCGGGTAGAGGGTGGCTGTCAGCGGGTGTTCCAGCATGACGGCGAATTGCAGCTCAAGGACCACGCCTGGCAGCGTGAGTTGTGCATCGATACCGGTGACCATGCGGACACGGTGGTCTGGCATCCGGGCTCGCGGCCGTTGCTGGGGGTGAGCTGGAGCGAGATTTCGGAGTTTGTGTGTGTTGAGGCCGCGAGTGGCGGGACCGATAGCCTGAGCCTGGCGCCGGGGGAGAGGGCGCATTTGAGTTTGCAGGCGCGGGTGGGGGTTTAG